A stretch of the Melanotaenia boesemani isolate fMelBoe1 chromosome 24, fMelBoe1.pri, whole genome shotgun sequence genome encodes the following:
- the LOC121635193 gene encoding gamma-crystallin M2-like produces the protein MERTGKIFFYEDKNFQGHYYECSSDCPELSSHFSRCNSIRVEGGAWVIYERPQYMGYQYILMKGEYPNYQSWNGFNETIRSCRLIRQPSSRYRIRIYERPDFSGQMMELSQDLPNLQDRWRYRDIHSANVQDGIWVFYENPNYRGRQYLLEKGEYRRHSEWGALHSTVGSIRHVVDI, from the exons GACAAGAACTTCCAGGGTCACTACTACGAATGCAGCAGCGACTGTCCTGAGCTCAGCTCACACTTCAGTCGCTGTAACTCCATCCGTGTGGAGGGTGGGGCCTGGGTCATCTATGAGAGACCCCAGTATATGGGCTACCAGTACATCCTCATGAAAGGGGAGTATCCAAATTACCAGAGCTGGAATGGCTTCAATGAAACCATTCGCTCCTGTCGTCTTATCAGACAG CCATCCAGCAGGTACAGGATCCGCATCTATGAACGTCCAGACTTCAGTGGCCAGATGATGGAGTTAAGTCAGGACCTGCCCAACCTGCAGGACCGTTGGCGCTACCGTGACATCCACTCAGCCAATGTTCAGGATGGAATCTGGGTCTTCTATGAGAATCCAAATTACAGGGGGCGTCAGTACCTGCTAGAAAAAGGTGAATACAGACGTCACTCTGAGTGGGGGGCTCTGCACTCCACTGTGGGCTCCATTAGACATGTTGTTGACATTTAA